AACACAAGCTTGTTTGTCCAAAAGACTTTGGAGCGCCCTCAAGTTGACCTAAATGTCGCCGCCTATAGTTTTATGAAAGTGTTTTTGGATTTCCATCCACAACCAACCAACAAACCAACACCTTATTTACcattattatgttgtttttttttatttaggcaTATAATCTATAATGTTTCAAGTTTTCATTAGAACATGAGTACCAATTTGAATGAACATATACAATAGAAGCCTCCTACAAGGATATAACACTTGATAAACAcgttcatatttattttaagataCTTATTGAcggaatatttaaaaaatattctaaacaatCTTTAGAAAGAGGAAGATCTTTATTtaatagatataatattttaacccGACTCAAGATCCTGTCTTCTTCCTCCATCCCTTCCCCACCCCCGCCcatattaattgttatttgtatatgtCTTTTCTTATTTATTCCATTATTGTTTCAATCTTAAAAAggaagtaaataaatgttactttgaaattgaattgagtAACAGACAGTCTATGACGTTAGGCGGTAAAGTGAAAGAAAAGTTTATTCAACTTGGAATGTTGGTTGGCAAGCAAAACAATATCGATGATCTAAATATATCTGGAATATCAATATaacttgattttaaaatattgattattgatatGAAGACTCATCAGTGGAATGTGTAGATACTTTAGCACCATTGACTGAATATGCAGAAACGGTTATGTCCAAATTAAAGGtatgtctacactttcaaactttacgtgacaaaaaatgtggCGTTTAAGATGGTGACTATGCATAATGTGTAGTATAGTTCTTTCACGGTGTAATGAATACATATCATTAACACAATTAATATTCTTGTATTTCAATAGTCAAATAAAAACCCATGTTCAGcaacactattattattatacactaTTGATCAATATCCTACACATCACATGTTATGCTAAATCGATAAAAACACTCGATATACTATACCCCTGCCTTCTGCCTTGTTGCCAAGATTATCACGTAATACTTCCAAGGCAGTTACTATACTGGAAGGATTGTCTAAGTGTTGAAAATGATGCCAGATAGAAAATCCCGCAGACACAATGTGACCGAATGTAAGCaaaattttcttttctttttaagtCGATAATGAATGGGTGGAGTTGTTGTTACCAGTCATGGGTTAAAACCTGGATTTTTTtcgcaagaaaaaaaaaacaactccactcccaaagaatTGATTATGTAGAACATCATGTGTATATTttatactataggcctaaaagAGTGAATTATTCGCTTATTGACAATTTGCtttaacatataaaaacaaacaaacaaaacatatgtCTCTTCTTTTTCatatacatataaaaaacaGAAACGTCGGTGCCTACAGAACTTTCTGGCATCTATGTTTCACAGATTTTTTCATGTaaatttactgatttttttagtGTTAAAACCGATAATTAAAGTGTTCAATGCTTAAACTGTTAATGacaaagatgtttttttttagtttggtgtaatatatttttgtaactGTTAGAACTTACCAATTCAATTCTTTACTCATTCACAGATGTGTTTTATATATTCTTACTAATGCTATTATCTAATGAAGGCTCAGTAACTGGTAAGTAAATCAATGTGAGCACAATTTACACAATCTACAACATATTAAATCATTCTTTTGAatatacattgttttatgttgattataataacattatcaatattttaggCAATTCGTGTGATGGAACATTGGAGCTGGAGGAGAGATTATTTCACCAAATTAGCCATTCATGacgtttaatataatactgtattttaactgTTGTTTCTTCATAACCAACAATCATTAGTTAGTTGATATAATCTATCTTTAGTGACAGATAAAATAtcgttttaattaataattttattttaacttaaatACACTTCATTCTAATGTACGCGATTGCTCTCTAGTCGTCCTAGTTGACAGGGGCTGGTcaagcacatcacaagatgacagttttattacttttgcttttccgctactcccATGTAGCAGTTATActaatatgttttttttgttatgtagaaagattgaaaattaataaataattaatcatgtatgttattttaatgaaaatactTTAATATAATAGGTATCAGTTATTTAGGATGTTTTAAAGACGCGTCGTCTAGAGCAATGCCTGCTGCGTTTACAGAAAACAATGACATGACAATAGAGTTTTGCATCCAGTATTGCAATGGTCTAGGACACTTGTACAGTGGTTTACAGTATTATCGGCAGTGTTTTTGTGGTGATGAGACGTATAATAATTTAGGCCAAATGCCAGAAAGCGACTGTAATTGCCCATGTGATGGTAACGCACAGCAAATATGCGGCGGAGGTTGGAGAAATTCTGTGTATTACTCTGGtaggttaaaaataaaataaatcatttaaaaaataaaatatttatttccaaaaattGTTCGATTTTCTACTCTCCATCAAACGACAACATTTACCCATAGCATTTCGTACATTCCAACTTTCATGTAAGATATGCTATACTTTGGAACTGATACATAGATACATATTATGAATTTATGGTTATTTTTTAATGGAAATAGGCAATCAAGAAACTACTACCAAATTAATAACGACGCCCGAACCTACTACCGAGGTTGAAACGACGTCCGAACCTACTACCGAGGTTGAAACGACGCCCGAACCTACTACCGAGGTTGAAACGACGTCCGAACCTACTACCGAGGTTGAAACGACGCCCGAACCTACTACCGAAGTTGAAACGACGCCTGAACTTACTTCCGAAGGTGAGACGTAAACATTGATgtttatttaactttatttatctATATCTAGTAGAATTCTGCTATTTGTCACATTGGTGTATAATTTGAAGAGGATGCGCGATTTTGTTATCCATGTCTCGTCTTTTTACAGATGTTTGTGAGGACATATTGGGTGCTGTAAATGGCAGTATGCATATTTCAGACAATGGATTCTCAGCATCATCACAACACGGTGGTGATAAAAATGGTGCACATAAAGCACGTCTGAACACACCGTTACAAGCAGATGGTAAAGGAGGAAGCTGGAGAGCAGCCACTGTAGACAACATGCAATGGGTGCAAGTTGATCTCTGTTATCTAACAAACGTATCGGGAATTATTACACAAGgtcgaaataataataataataacattgtatATGTTTCAAAATATAAAGTCCTCTACAGCACAGATGGGATTAACTTTGTAACAATTTCTGGAATGAATGGCGCAGTCAGGGTAGGTTTAAAGTCGACGAGAAATAGTATTCGCCCCATTCCCATTCCCCATACTCTACTTCACTCTACTACATTCCACTCAACTCCACTCTACTCCACTCTACTAAACTCCACTCTACTCCACTTTACTAAACTCCACTCTACTCCACTCTACTAAACTCAACTCTACTCCACTCTACTAAACTTCACTCTACTCCACTCTACTAAACTCCACTCTACTCCACTCTACTAAACTCCACTCTACTCCACTCTACTAAACTCCACTCTACTCCACTCTACTAAACTCCACTCTACTCCACTCTACTAAACTCCACTCTACTCCACTCTACTAAACTCCACTCTACTCCACTCCACTCTACTAAATATTAAGCCGAATATAAGTTCACATTTAACGTTACATTTTCAACACCTTTATAGTGCTTATGCCATATACGTACAGAAGTTTTCAAACTCTTATTGTATTACGCACAGAATACCTTTACTTATTTATACAGGAGTTTATTGGAAACTACGACAGGAACACTGAAGTAGTCAACATTTTTGATGGTCTAATCGAGGCTCAGTTCATCCGTGTGAACCCAACTGAGTGGTCTGGAACTGTGGCGATGCGATTTGCAGTTCTTGGTTGTCTCGTCAACAGTTCATGTCCAGGTACGGTAAACTTAACGTGCGTACACATTAGTAGACGTTGTGAtagctaaagcttggttcccactctaaatctctgtccacactatcaaactaatttgacaaaaaagtgttatgtgcccgattatggtagtgatatgcttaaatatggtggtgataacATCATcctgttcatatatgggcacatacatttttttttaacatacatTGTGGTTatgtatagacagagcttaagacgcAACGCAGGGACGTTAGCGcaatttgacaaatcacaatAGATTgattatccgaactgtcgcttgtcattggtcagtTTGCTTGCGTTAGGTTTACGTCTGTTGCGTTGCGCTAGTGGGAGCCAAGTTATATGGACTACGCAACATTATAAAAtcttagtagtagtagtaggtatAGGAACTATCACAACTCTTTGGATATACGTTCAGGTAGTACTGTACGATATATGGAATGTTGTGATTAATCTCACTCTTGCCTGGTTGCTTCTCTCAGTGGCGGATCCATGGTTTTCAAATTGTGAAGACGACGGATGTAGCCGACCAGTCCGATTCCCATCCCGAAATTACAATGCAAAACATAAGACATTGGATTAActttatttcatcattttaGGCCCTGCCTTCTTCCGAATTATTTCAAAATCTTGGATACGCCACTGAAAGAAGTaacaaacaacattttttatgtcttttttgtttatttttgtgtgtgttttacaCACTGTTCAAACACACACGCACACCTACGCATACTTCCGTTTTGTAAAAGTTATTTACAGTATACTTTAATGACATCCATTacgtattatatttatatatgtatatgttttatttgtGAATCGTATTTACATGTTTTCGGTTAACCCCCACATTCATTGTGGTATTATAGAATATTGCAGATGTACAATTTTAtgtaatcataataattatgtaaagtTATTGTTTCAAATGTACATTGGATTTAATTATAAGTAGCTATCATAATGCAATACAGtgtgttttaattaacattaattataatattgatgatTTTAGTAGAACAGTGCATTGAAAGAAGACAAGTACGTGAGTATCAATGCGACAAGTTTGTAGTACCAAACGAGTAAAACTGGTTTCTTACCTTTTGTTTTGAGGAAGATAGTCCACTTTATTATCTTGCCTCGTctctttaaaaacaaatataagaGAAAACAGGACGATAACGGTCGACGATAGATAACGGTCGACGATAGATAACTATATATTTTCCTACAGAAAAAATAAATCGAAACTTTTTCAACTACTGTATATGTTTAGTAAGGGCAATAATACCATGACGAAACAAATATGTTAATgttcttattgatcatgacgtcagtTGAGAATGTTATTTTcgtcaaagacagcataaattgTTATCATAATTATAGGATGAactctttttatttgttttctgtaAGAAAAAATGTATCATCGTCGTTCTTTATCATGTATCGTTACAGGCCTTAATATCTTGCTTTATCCAAATATTTGTACTTTTATCCTTTTTTTCAGATGGTTATTATAATCTACTCTACGCATCTAATGAATACGGTACTTTGATTACATTGTTACATCTGTCTGGTATTTATTAACAGAGATGCAATAAACAAGGCTTACGTATGTGAGATTCTTTGGGAAATACTACAATGTTCAAAAGTGGCAATTGCCTTGGTATTTATGTATCTGCACAGTACCACGCCTTGTAAACCACCACCTACCAACATGCTAAACTGTACTTAAACTGTGGTGGAAATAAAcgcaatcaatattattttctttagtattaaattttattttaaaatgaaatagacAAGCAAATTATCATTAAAATCTACATTTAGATACATCTTAACTAGACTGACGTTTGCAAATCATTGAGATACAAGTCTAGGTGCATTACAGTAGTTCGTTAATTATTCAAGACGTTCTGGATGATGGGACAGTGATCCCTTCTTATATACGACAGGAATATCGCATTGACCTgccataataatatatgttcGTATGTCTGTATAAAATAATGACTTATTACAAATACATATGACCATGAACTTGGCTTTTATTTCGTCGTTTAAACTTATCCACCAATCCCCACCAAGCGTattttattttgacaaaaacattatttaattgcAGTAAGCATATTTcgcataaaaaaatataaatataaatatctagCTATTCAGAATTGAGTTCTGTAGATATATTACTGTGTATATGCATCTGATTCAATTCCGATTCAATGAACGACGATTGATATTTGATTACAATTATTCAAATATTGTAATGGCAAGACttcaaataatttgacactaacattactaattatattatttacgcgctattattatttattagtattGATTATCAATTGATGCTACTGTTAATTTGATATCGATCATATCGATTAGTAGGATTAGCTGAACTTTATATTAATAGTGTTTActtattcaatattcatttcatttatttgtacacAAGGGAAATTAATGTTCTCGTCAGTAATAAACAAATTCAATTGTGATACAAAACAAATATGTGCGTAGTACCCAGcatatttaatacatatttttcgTCAAATCCAAGTATGTACTTGTAGGCGTGTGTTGTTTCTGATCCTCAGTGTGCGCGTGCGCATACACACCGGTATATGAGTACGTCTTCTTTTCTGGTAATACCTCATAGACATTACCAATAGGCTCTATGACGTCATCATCCATATATGGGTATTTCTTCTTTTCTGGTAATCCCTCATAGATATTACCAACAGGCTCCGTGACGTAATCACTCATCTTTGATTTTTTGTCTGGGGCATGTCCTATTACAATAGGGTTATCATACCCGTTGAAATCAATAAGAGGTTTTATATCCTTTCTGTAAAAATAGTCAAATCATATTTCGGAAAATgtgatttttataataatatgtattcattaattatgattaatatattcaatattataataaaagtaattttaacAAAAGATACCGAATGTTTTAATGTgcctatataataattgtaacaaGTGTCACGTTATAAGTCATTcaaaataactaataatttcCTTGATCATGACGTTTAATCATGAGCTACTTTCTACGTGTGAACGCGATGTTACATAGATATTAAGCTGTAAACACAATCATAATCGTTTGCCTTACCTAGGTTTGCAAATGCAACAGGCTAAAACTATAAATACCATGACGATAATCGCAGCAGAAATACCAACAGCAGGAACCACACCtacataacattatttaaaagatattttttaaatacaacatGTGAACGAACGTTactttattcaattcaattcaacgtaaacattttctttcttaagcttggttcccactagaacgtaacgcaaggacgtaaacgcaacacaagcgttttaaccaatgacaagcgaagttatagacagttagcaataacaagcgaataagccatcgcttgtgattggtcaattcacttgcgttgcgttacgtctttgcgttgcgtcgctagagtgggaaccacgctttagatcTTTCATAAACAATCCAATCAAACATACATCAGCGTTGGgtgcaaattgatattttaggaTATTTTAGGGTATTGTAGCTGGTTTTGTGCAAGTTGCTGTTGTTCATTTCCTGGTGCAATGTTTTCTCTTTTTGGTTTGCAAGTTTCTTATATGGATGTTTATCcaaaataaaggaaataaatgaatgaaaactgATCTGACATGCATAGACATTACAGATACAATGTTTAAACGTACACTATGTTATGACAGTGTCGGTGCAGTGCATTTTAAGGTATATTataaccaaagaacttataCTTATATTAGTTCTTTGATATAACCTACCTCACAATCATCATATACAATGACAAGATCTATATTCCAACCATCAAATTGAATACAATAGAAGATTAACGTATTACCATAACAACTAAATATACTGAACCTTCCTAATATCACAAAATCAATAGGTTTATaagttgttaatatttttatgaaCATGTTTTTCTGTCTTCATTTTGACAGTCCTAATATACCTGATGACGTACTTACCCATTAGATGTCGGTTGAAATAGTCCTGAGTTTTCTTGTTGGTTTCGACAGAATTTGGGTTGGTTACCTGCGAATCAACTAGACCCAATGTTGTCCTTATTGTCTGTATAGTGGTTACTTCAACTGGAATGgcaaaacattaatttaacattaGCGGTCAtgtttttgttaatttgttaattttaattttttttatttcatcataataAGACATTACAATACATGTTTTTGTTAATACCTCTAGTAATTGAAATGTACCACTTTACGTCttaatgttattttcatttctgtaatttatatatattttgtttgcttTTGTCCGTTTTGTTTTGTTCCTGACACGAGCATTGACTTCATTGGTGAcgtaaatgttatttttgattaagattcagattcgatttattaagtcattcatacatagtacaatgataattgtttgttggcagaaaaacacaaacaaaacaatatacacataatatttattgatttaaacattacgaatatacattttagagtaTAAGAAGATAAGAAGACATGTCtgtaacaaatatattttatatatgaaaCTCACTTTCATCGCATCTGTCTCCGGACCAGCCAGCCTGGCAGATGCACATGTACTCGCCATTGGGACGATCAATACAAGTCAATGCGTTCACACAAGGACTGTTATTGCAGGCCAGTTCTGGAAATAAGATAATaatgaaatttactgtaatactgtagtatacattatgcctatgtttattatttacattaggCTACCTTAACCactttgttaatgttatattaaGACATGCTTAGCAGACGTGGGCTACATTATTCGAACATTTAAGGCTATACTGACTATTTTTTGGAGTTAGTGTACGAGTTTCTGTCGACACTATcagaaaattgtattttttaaatctgaTTTTTAGGAGAATTGCTTACTCGAAGTAATTTTTCAATAATACTGCCCTCATAAACTGCCTACTAACCCGTGTCACAGAGGCTTACTGCCCTGATAAACTGCATACTAACCCGTGTCACAGAGGCTTACTGCCCTGATAAACTGCCTACTAACCCGTGTCACAGAGGCTTACTGCCCTGATAAACTGCCTACTAACCCGTGTCACAGAGGCTTCCGGTCCAATGTTCGTCGCATAGACAGTAAAAAGTCATTAATCTCTGGATGTTAAAACACACACCATTCAGACAAGGACTAGATTTACAAAAGTTTTcctctgtaaaataaaatgattataaaaaaCGCTTTCTGATTacaaatgtttaattaatattcGT
This genomic stretch from Antedon mediterranea chromosome 11, ecAntMedi1.1, whole genome shotgun sequence harbors:
- the LOC140063145 gene encoding uncharacterized protein is translated as MMPDRKSRRHNVTEYVFYIFLLMLLSNEGSVTGISYLGCFKDASSRAMPAAFTENNDMTIEFCIQYCNGLGHLYSGLQYYRQCFCGDETYNNLGQMPESDCNCPCDGNAQQICGGGWRNSVYYSGNQETTTKLITTPEPTTEVETTSEPTTEVETTPEPTTEVETTSEPTTEVETTPEPTTEVETTPELTSEDVCEDILGAVNGSMHISDNGFSASSQHGGDKNGAHKARLNTPLQADGKGGSWRAATVDNMQWVQVDLCYLTNVSGIITQGRNNNNNNIVYVSKYKVLYSTDGINFVTISGMNGAVREFIGNYDRNTEVVNIFDGLIEAQFIRVNPTEWSGTVAMRFAVLGCLVNSSCPGTVNLTCVHISRRCDS